A genomic segment from Bradyrhizobium diazoefficiens USDA 110 encodes:
- a CDS encoding response regulator transcription factor yields MAHRILIVDDEGHIREVIRVALKKAGMDVIEARDGKEALARFAADRPDLIVLDVGMPEFDGLDVCREIRKGSDVPILFLSARDEEIDRVLGLEIGGDDYVTKPFSPRELVARVNVILRRLSPRNGEAKAGPSALAQGGLLIDPEQHVASFAGTPLKLTAIEFGILRAFLTRPTSVFNREQLMRAAYQLNIQVSDRTIDSHIRNIRAKLAALSCDNVIETIHGVGFKLGRCEKEA; encoded by the coding sequence TTGGCGCATCGCATTCTCATCGTCGACGACGAGGGCCACATCCGCGAGGTCATCCGGGTCGCCCTGAAGAAGGCCGGCATGGACGTGATCGAGGCCCGCGACGGCAAGGAGGCACTCGCCCGCTTTGCCGCCGACAGGCCCGATTTGATCGTGCTCGACGTCGGCATGCCCGAGTTCGACGGCCTCGACGTCTGCCGCGAGATACGCAAAGGCTCCGACGTGCCGATCCTGTTCCTGTCGGCGCGCGACGAGGAGATCGACCGCGTGCTCGGCCTTGAGATCGGCGGCGACGACTACGTGACAAAGCCGTTCAGCCCGCGCGAGCTGGTGGCGCGGGTCAACGTCATCCTGCGCCGGCTCAGCCCGCGCAATGGCGAGGCCAAGGCCGGGCCGAGCGCGCTGGCGCAAGGTGGCCTGCTGATCGATCCGGAGCAGCATGTGGCGTCGTTCGCCGGCACGCCGCTGAAGCTGACCGCGATCGAGTTCGGCATTCTGCGCGCGTTCCTGACCCGGCCGACCTCGGTGTTCAACCGCGAGCAGCTGATGCGCGCGGCCTACCAACTCAACATCCAGGTCTCCGACCGCACCATCGATAGCCACATCCGCAACATCCGCGCCAAGCTCGCGGCGCTTTCCTGCGACAACGTGATCGAGACCATCCACGGCGTCGGCTTCAAGCTCGGCCGCTGCGAGAAAGAGGCATGA
- a CDS encoding ATP-binding protein gives MSGAPDKWRPSLGLVIFAVLATVAVLPLVGLFFFRLYDNQLIRQTQAELIAQSRVLATIYAQEVTARLDSGLTLGAEVPPNVLPDPGDQVTPIRPALDLTANDLLRRRPDAQPAPKPAQPAYVEIGARLTPIIRETQKVTLAGFRILDPQGVVIAGRQEVGQSLAHIEEVADALHGQYRATLRNRVPDKPPPPIYSFSRGLGVHVFSAMPVIVNNRVAGVIYTTRTPSNIFDHLYQERAKFVLAGLAVILGTIAIGLVFSRTITLPMRELIDRAARIGRGDREAFRPLRHYGTREFAQLSHSFLGMAEQLARRSDYIATFSAHLTHELKSPLTSIKGAAELLQDSVQGKSEDLTPAEQKTFIANILSDTQRLEAMAQRLRELARAESLPQNERTELAPVIADLRSRFPESSIEASGSLDRAIGMSGEKALIVLSHLADNAVRHKAGTIRLEAVDARTTLLLTVSNDGEPISAPNRDRIFDAFFTTRRDQGGTGMGLAIARAVMASHGGSIRLKPTDDGAAFELQFPVA, from the coding sequence ATGAGCGGGGCCCCCGACAAATGGCGGCCGTCGCTCGGGCTTGTCATCTTCGCGGTGCTGGCGACGGTCGCGGTGCTGCCGCTGGTCGGCCTGTTCTTCTTCCGCCTCTACGACAACCAGCTGATCCGCCAGACCCAGGCCGAGCTGATCGCGCAAAGCCGCGTGCTGGCGACGATCTATGCGCAGGAGGTCACGGCAAGGCTCGACAGCGGCCTGACGCTCGGCGCCGAGGTGCCGCCGAACGTGCTGCCTGATCCGGGCGACCAGGTCACGCCGATCCGCCCCGCGCTTGACCTCACCGCCAACGATCTGCTCCGCCGGCGGCCCGATGCGCAACCCGCGCCCAAGCCGGCACAGCCGGCCTATGTCGAGATCGGCGCAAGGCTGACGCCGATCATCCGCGAGACCCAGAAGGTGACGCTGGCAGGTTTCAGGATCCTCGATCCGCAGGGCGTCGTGATCGCCGGGCGCCAGGAGGTCGGGCAGTCGCTTGCCCATATCGAGGAGGTCGCGGACGCGCTGCACGGGCAGTATCGCGCCACCCTGCGCAACCGCGTGCCGGACAAGCCGCCGCCGCCGATCTACTCCTTCAGCCGCGGCCTCGGCGTGCACGTGTTCTCGGCGATGCCCGTCATCGTCAACAACCGCGTCGCGGGGGTGATCTACACCACGCGGACGCCGAGCAACATCTTCGACCATCTCTACCAGGAGCGGGCTAAGTTCGTGCTGGCCGGGCTCGCCGTGATCCTCGGCACGATCGCGATCGGCCTCGTGTTCTCCCGCACCATCACGCTGCCGATGCGCGAGCTGATCGACCGCGCCGCCAGAATTGGCCGCGGCGACCGCGAGGCGTTCAGGCCGCTGCGGCACTACGGCACGCGCGAGTTCGCCCAGCTCTCGCACAGCTTCCTCGGCATGGCCGAGCAGCTGGCGCGGCGCTCCGACTACATCGCGACCTTCTCGGCGCACCTCACCCACGAGCTGAAATCGCCGCTGACCTCGATCAAGGGCGCAGCCGAGCTGTTGCAGGATTCGGTTCAAGGCAAATCCGAGGACCTGACGCCGGCCGAGCAGAAAACGTTCATCGCCAACATCCTGTCCGACACCCAGCGGCTGGAGGCGATGGCGCAGCGGCTGCGCGAGCTCGCCCGCGCCGAGAGCCTGCCGCAGAACGAGCGCACCGAGCTTGCGCCCGTCATCGCCGACCTCAGGAGCAGGTTTCCGGAAAGCTCCATCGAGGCCAGCGGCAGCCTCGACCGGGCGATCGGCATGTCCGGCGAGAAGGCATTGATCGTGCTGTCGCATCTCGCCGACAACGCGGTGCGGCACAAGGCTGGGACAATCAGGCTGGAGGCGGTGGACGCGCGGACGACCCTGCTTCTTACCGTGAGCAATGACGGCGAGCCGATCTCGGCGCCGAACCGCGACAGGATCTTTGACGCGTTCTTCACCACCCGCCGCGACCAGGGCGGCACAGGGATGGGGCTGGCAATCGCGCGCGCGGTGATGGCGAGCCATGGCGGCTCGATCAGGCTGAAGCCGACCGACGACGGTGCGGCCTTCGAGCTGCAGTTTCCAGTCGCCTAG
- a CDS encoding DUF3606 domain-containing protein, with protein MADNKAKRGGADRALIALTEKYEVAYWSKKFKVTPAKLKYAVKKVGHSAKKVEAYIKLQKHRASDKSRIALSEAYEVRYWSKKFKITPAKLKAAVAAAGHSAKKVEAYLAAQKAAKKARKAKKTVKRKKAA; from the coding sequence ATGGCCGACAACAAGGCAAAGCGGGGCGGAGCCGATCGCGCCCTGATTGCGCTCACCGAGAAATACGAAGTCGCCTATTGGTCGAAGAAGTTCAAAGTGACGCCGGCCAAGCTGAAATACGCCGTCAAGAAGGTCGGCCACTCCGCCAAGAAGGTCGAGGCCTACATCAAGCTCCAGAAGCACCGCGCCTCCGACAAGAGCCGGATCGCGCTGAGTGAGGCCTATGAGGTCCGCTACTGGTCGAAGAAATTCAAGATCACCCCGGCCAAGCTGAAGGCCGCCGTGGCCGCAGCCGGCCATTCCGCCAAGAAGGTGGAAGCGTATCTCGCGGCCCAGAAGGCGGCAAAAAAGGCCAGGAAGGCAAAGAAAACGGTCAAACGGAAGAAGGCCGCCTGA
- a CDS encoding alpha/beta hydrolase: protein MKNYLAFLLVLTVSTASAHGPVPTRLAAPSDLVRVGLTDNDTTAGGTARLCEQVTFARGLRYGESEANVLDVATSATKADTPRPVLLFVAGDTFTGDHAAPELSRQIQDQIMCFAARNDMIGVRVNYRLAPSASWPAGATDVAAALSWVHGNIDLFNGDAREIVAVGYGAGAFHVATLLAHPELQTDRADVAGVVLVSGIYRVGKDASDNEKAYLGSDATQYDKRSVFPGILNVDVPIVLAWAADDSTRLVAQGETLKKTLCGAGHCPRGTILRSRDGIAAAFGLDGSGDSLAEPTLLLVHQLEARGLP from the coding sequence ATGAAGAATTATCTCGCATTTTTGCTTGTTCTGACCGTCTCGACAGCTTCCGCGCATGGTCCGGTTCCGACGCGGCTGGCTGCGCCATCCGATCTCGTCCGCGTCGGGCTGACCGACAACGACACCACCGCCGGCGGCACCGCGCGGCTCTGCGAGCAGGTCACCTTCGCGCGCGGCCTGCGCTACGGCGAGAGCGAAGCCAATGTGCTCGATGTCGCCACCAGCGCGACCAAGGCGGATACGCCGCGGCCGGTGCTGCTGTTCGTGGCGGGCGACACTTTCACCGGCGACCATGCGGCGCCGGAGCTGTCGCGCCAGATCCAGGACCAGATCATGTGCTTTGCCGCGCGCAACGACATGATCGGGGTGCGCGTCAACTATCGCCTCGCGCCGTCGGCGAGCTGGCCCGCCGGGGCGACCGACGTGGCGGCGGCACTGTCCTGGGTCCACGGCAATATCGACCTGTTCAATGGCGATGCCCGCGAGATCGTCGCGGTCGGCTATGGCGCCGGCGCCTTTCACGTCGCCACCCTGCTGGCGCATCCCGAGCTCCAGACCGACCGCGCCGACGTCGCTGGCGTCGTGCTGGTGTCCGGGATCTATCGCGTGGGCAAGGACGCGAGCGACAACGAGAAGGCCTATCTCGGCAGCGACGCGACCCAGTACGACAAGCGCTCGGTCTTCCCCGGCATCCTCAATGTCGACGTGCCGATCGTGCTGGCCTGGGCCGCGGACGATTCCACCAGGCTGGTGGCACAGGGCGAGACCCTGAAGAAGACGCTCTGCGGCGCCGGCCATTGTCCGCGCGGCACCATCCTGCGCAGCCGCGACGGCATCGCCGCCGCCTTCGGCCTCGACGGCTCCGGCGACAGCCTCGCCGAACCGACGCTGCTGCTGGTGCATCAGCTCGAGGCGCGGGGGCTGCCGTAG
- a CDS encoding ABC transporter substrate-binding protein encodes MRVTGRLLFIVIIAFASLGAMSQQRSEQPASDNEIRIGNVMPYSGPLSEFGAIGTAEAAYFDMINARGGINGRKIRFITRDDNSDPAAALELTRNLVEKDDVHLMFGSFGTPGNLATRWYLNEKKIPQLFLATGDEELSQAKAFPWTMGWQPSFRSEGRIYANYIQAYYPRKKIVVLWQNDQFGRMLYKGIQEGLGDLNRHVLVDIAFDINDEHLEGHVSILKRAGADIFVFLGVPSTASKVIKLAASLKWRPVFIVNDASASIANAMAPAGLENSAGVVSAAFLKDPSDPAWKNDPAMKDWFAFMDKYHQVESTNNSAAVYGYAAAEALTKVLKQCGDDFSRENIMRQAASLKSYQPSLALPNIRMNTSPDSYLPIRQMRLVQFDGRSWQPFGDVIETAFTEGAAR; translated from the coding sequence ATGCGCGTCACCGGCAGGCTGCTATTCATTGTGATCATCGCCTTCGCTTCGCTCGGGGCGATGTCCCAGCAACGGTCCGAACAACCGGCAAGCGACAACGAGATCCGCATCGGCAATGTGATGCCGTATTCGGGGCCGCTCTCGGAGTTCGGCGCGATCGGCACCGCGGAGGCCGCCTATTTCGATATGATCAACGCGCGCGGCGGCATCAACGGCCGCAAGATCCGCTTCATCACCCGCGACGACAATTCCGATCCGGCGGCCGCGCTGGAGCTGACCCGCAATCTGGTCGAGAAGGACGACGTCCATCTGATGTTCGGCTCGTTCGGCACGCCCGGGAATCTCGCCACGCGCTGGTATCTGAACGAGAAGAAGATCCCGCAGCTTTTCCTCGCCACCGGCGACGAGGAGCTGAGCCAGGCCAAGGCGTTTCCCTGGACCATGGGCTGGCAGCCGTCGTTCCGGTCGGAGGGACGCATCTACGCCAACTACATCCAGGCCTACTATCCGCGGAAGAAGATCGTGGTGCTCTGGCAGAACGACCAGTTCGGGCGCATGCTCTACAAGGGTATCCAAGAAGGCCTCGGCGATCTGAACCGTCACGTCCTCGTCGACATCGCCTTCGATATCAACGACGAGCATCTCGAAGGGCACGTCTCGATCCTCAAGCGCGCCGGCGCCGACATCTTCGTCTTTCTCGGCGTGCCGTCGACGGCGTCCAAGGTGATCAAGCTGGCGGCGTCGCTCAAATGGCGTCCGGTCTTCATCGTGAACGACGCCTCCGCCTCGATCGCCAATGCGATGGCGCCCGCGGGCCTGGAGAATTCGGCCGGCGTAGTCTCGGCCGCCTTCCTGAAGGATCCGAGCGATCCCGCATGGAAGAACGATCCCGCCATGAAGGACTGGTTCGCCTTCATGGATAAATACCACCAGGTCGAAAGCACCAACAACAGCGCGGCAGTCTATGGCTACGCCGCGGCCGAGGCGCTGACCAAGGTGCTGAAGCAATGCGGCGACGATTTTTCGCGCGAGAACATCATGCGTCAGGCGGCTTCGCTGAAGAGCTATCAGCCTTCCCTCGCGCTCCCCAACATCAGGATGAACACCTCGCCGGACAGCTATCTGCCGATCAGGCAGATGCGGCTGGTGCAGTTCGACGGCCGTTCCTGGCAGCCCTTCGGCGACGTGATCGAAACCGCATTCACGGAAGGCGCGGCGCGGTAG
- a CDS encoding adenylate/guanylate cyclase domain-containing protein, producing the protein MKQEIAEEQRKSGVLTGAAIAFLLLALPLAVWLDLTELSKTALRRQAADLNSVITSVRSYYATNVVGRIIANPDGTTRVVHNYESVPGAIPIPATLSLELGRVIGAQQENITYRFVSDFPFQNRAPHQLDKFEKDALDALRRDPEQKILETETSLFNDKVRLVAPVTMGPACVSCHNSHPESPKKDWKVGDIRGIQEVIIAQPIAANIFSFKFLLAYFLIAAGSGLSFLSLQRRQASRIKGMNKELESANDFLASLSMKISRYIPPQVYKSIFSGQKDVIIHTERKKLTIFFSDIQNFTATAERLQPEQLTQLLNEYFTEMSAIAHEHGGTIDKFIGDAMLIFFGDPETRGDRADAQACLQMAWRMQQRLAELNAKWRASGIEQPFRSRMGINSGYCNVGNFGSSDRMDYTIIGAEANLAARLQSIAEPGGIVLSYETFALVSDIVRAHALPAITMKGISREVIPYSVDALNDAAAENSGIITERAPGLELYLDPAVVKSGDAARVRSLLENALASLKPA; encoded by the coding sequence GTGAAACAAGAGATCGCCGAAGAACAGCGCAAGAGCGGCGTCCTGACCGGTGCCGCGATCGCGTTCCTGCTGCTCGCTCTGCCGCTCGCGGTGTGGCTGGACCTGACCGAGCTCTCCAAGACGGCGCTGCGCCGGCAGGCCGCCGATCTCAATTCGGTAATCACGAGTGTGCGCAGCTACTACGCGACCAACGTGGTCGGGCGCATCATCGCCAATCCTGATGGTACGACCAGGGTGGTTCACAATTACGAATCCGTTCCTGGTGCGATCCCGATCCCGGCGACGCTGTCGCTGGAGCTCGGACGGGTGATCGGCGCGCAGCAGGAGAACATCACCTACCGCTTCGTCTCGGACTTCCCGTTCCAGAACCGTGCGCCGCACCAGCTCGACAAGTTCGAGAAGGACGCGCTCGACGCGCTGCGCAGGGATCCCGAACAGAAGATCTTGGAGACCGAGACCTCGCTGTTCAACGACAAGGTCCGCCTCGTCGCCCCCGTCACGATGGGCCCGGCCTGCGTGAGCTGTCACAACAGCCACCCCGAAAGCCCGAAGAAGGACTGGAAGGTCGGCGATATCAGGGGCATCCAGGAGGTGATCATCGCCCAGCCGATCGCCGCCAACATCTTCTCGTTCAAGTTCCTGCTGGCCTATTTCCTGATCGCCGCTGGCAGCGGCCTGTCCTTCCTCTCGCTCCAGCGCCGCCAGGCGAGCCGCATCAAGGGCATGAACAAGGAGCTCGAATCCGCCAACGACTTCCTCGCCTCGCTCTCGATGAAGATCTCGCGCTACATCCCGCCGCAGGTCTACAAGAGCATCTTCTCCGGCCAGAAGGACGTCATCATCCACACCGAGCGCAAGAAGCTCACCATCTTCTTCTCCGACATCCAGAATTTTACGGCGACCGCGGAGCGGCTCCAGCCCGAGCAACTGACGCAACTCCTCAATGAATATTTCACCGAGATGTCGGCGATCGCCCACGAACATGGCGGCACGATCGACAAGTTCATCGGCGATGCCATGCTGATCTTCTTCGGCGACCCCGAGACCAGGGGCGACCGCGCCGATGCGCAGGCCTGCCTCCAGATGGCCTGGCGCATGCAGCAGCGGCTTGCCGAGCTCAATGCGAAGTGGCGCGCCTCCGGCATCGAGCAACCGTTCCGCTCGCGCATGGGCATCAATTCCGGCTATTGCAATGTCGGAAATTTCGGCAGCAGCGACCGCATGGACTACACCATCATCGGTGCCGAGGCGAACCTCGCCGCGCGCCTGCAATCGATCGCCGAGCCCGGCGGCATCGTGCTGAGCTACGAGACCTTCGCTCTGGTCAGCGACATCGTCCGCGCCCACGCGCTGCCGGCGATCACGATGAAGGGCATCAGCCGCGAGGTGATTCCCTATTCGGTCGACGCGCTGAACGATGCCGCGGCGGAGAACAGCGGCATCATCACCGAACGCGCGCCCGGCCTCGAGCTCTATCTCGACCCCGCGGTGGTGAAGTCAGGCGATGCCGCGCGTGTGCGCTCGCTGCTGGAGAATGCGCTGGCCTCGCTGAAGCCGGCGTGA
- a CDS encoding enolase C-terminal domain-like protein codes for MTETVRIKRFNARPVIVPMNLPLQTSTGAVARAPLVLIDCETDQGARGHAYLFSITPSALKPLTAMVTEMSELLAGDELLPFEIERKLTQRFTLLGLAGLQRLAQSGIDMAAWDALARSKGLPLARLLGGAPKPVKAYNSKGLGIMPAGAAVEEAHRLLAEGFHAAKIRVGRPDAREDLAVVRAVRKAVGDQVTLMCDYNQALTVTEAIRRGEMLDDEGLSWIEEPIRHDDYEGCARIADALRTPVQIGENFDSAFSMQAALSAEACDYVMPDVQRIGGVTGWLRAAALAHAAGIEMSTHLFSEVSAHLLCVTPTAHWLEYVDWADAVLSTRLKIKDGFALPNEEPGNGIAWDEAAVKKYLVS; via the coding sequence ATGACCGAGACCGTCCGCATCAAGCGCTTCAATGCGCGGCCCGTGATCGTGCCGATGAACCTGCCGCTCCAGACCTCGACCGGGGCGGTTGCCAGGGCGCCGCTGGTGCTGATCGACTGCGAGACCGACCAGGGCGCCCGCGGGCACGCCTATCTGTTCTCGATCACGCCGTCGGCCCTGAAGCCGCTGACGGCGATGGTCACGGAAATGTCGGAGCTGCTTGCCGGCGACGAGCTGCTGCCGTTCGAGATCGAGCGCAAGCTGACCCAGCGCTTCACGCTGCTGGGCCTCGCCGGCCTGCAGCGGCTGGCGCAATCCGGCATCGACATGGCGGCCTGGGACGCGCTGGCCCGCAGCAAAGGCCTGCCGCTGGCAAGGCTCCTCGGCGGCGCGCCGAAGCCGGTCAAGGCTTACAATTCGAAGGGGCTCGGCATCATGCCGGCAGGCGCCGCGGTGGAGGAGGCGCACAGGTTGCTGGCGGAGGGTTTTCACGCCGCCAAGATCCGCGTCGGCCGGCCCGATGCGCGGGAGGATCTCGCGGTGGTGCGCGCGGTGAGAAAAGCCGTCGGCGATCAGGTCACGCTGATGTGCGACTACAACCAGGCCCTGACGGTCACCGAAGCCATCCGCCGCGGCGAGATGCTCGACGACGAGGGCTTGAGCTGGATCGAGGAGCCGATCCGCCACGACGACTACGAGGGTTGCGCCCGCATCGCGGACGCGCTGCGCACGCCGGTCCAGATCGGCGAGAATTTTGACAGCGCCTTCTCGATGCAAGCGGCGCTGTCGGCGGAAGCCTGCGACTACGTGATGCCTGATGTGCAGCGCATCGGCGGCGTCACCGGCTGGCTCCGCGCCGCCGCGCTCGCGCATGCCGCCGGCATCGAGATGTCCACCCATCTGTTCTCGGAAGTCAGCGCGCATCTCTTGTGCGTGACGCCGACCGCGCACTGGCTGGAATATGTCGACTGGGCCGACGCGGTGCTTTCGACGCGATTGAAGATCAAGGACGGCTTTGCTCTGCCGAACGAGGAGCCGGGCAACGGCATCGCGTGGGACGAGGCGGCGGTGAAGAAATATCTGGTCAGCTGA
- the ubiV gene encoding ubiquinone anaerobic biosynthesis protein UbiV — MQLSLGPVLYNWAPERWRDFYFRIADEAPVDVVSVGEIVCSKRSPFFAGHLPEVIERLQQAGKQVLLGSLILVSLRRERRQTEELCAAGDALVEVNDLTCLRSIKGRPHAIGPFVNIYNETSAAFHVRQGAARICLPPELPVASAAAIAAALPEAVIEIFAFGRVPLAIAARCYHARLHKLSKDNCRFVCEKDPDGLALKTLDQQDFLTINGVQTLSHACTNLVSDIGALREAGIGSLRLSPQDCDMVEVAKTFRDVLDGRRSAEEANGRLSELYPGVAFANGFLRGQSGFSFART, encoded by the coding sequence ATGCAGCTTAGTCTCGGCCCGGTCCTGTACAATTGGGCGCCGGAGCGCTGGCGCGATTTCTACTTCCGGATCGCCGACGAGGCGCCGGTCGACGTCGTCTCCGTCGGCGAGATCGTGTGCTCGAAACGGTCTCCGTTCTTCGCCGGGCATCTGCCTGAGGTGATCGAACGCCTCCAGCAGGCCGGCAAGCAGGTCCTGCTGGGCTCGCTGATCCTGGTGTCGCTGCGGCGCGAACGGCGTCAGACCGAAGAGCTCTGCGCCGCCGGGGACGCGCTGGTCGAAGTCAACGACCTCACCTGCCTCAGGTCGATCAAGGGCCGGCCGCACGCCATCGGGCCCTTCGTCAACATCTACAACGAGACCAGCGCGGCCTTTCACGTCCGGCAAGGCGCCGCGCGCATCTGCTTGCCGCCCGAACTGCCGGTCGCATCAGCGGCGGCGATCGCCGCGGCGCTGCCGGAGGCCGTGATCGAGATATTCGCTTTCGGCAGGGTGCCGCTGGCGATCGCGGCCCGCTGCTACCATGCGCGGCTTCACAAGCTCTCCAAGGACAATTGCCGCTTCGTCTGCGAGAAGGACCCCGACGGGCTCGCGCTGAAGACGCTGGACCAGCAGGATTTCCTGACCATCAACGGCGTGCAGACCCTGTCGCATGCCTGCACCAATCTCGTCAGTGACATCGGTGCGCTGCGCGAGGCCGGGATCGGCTCGCTGCGCCTGTCGCCGCAGGATTGCGACATGGTCGAAGTCGCAAAGACCTTTCGCGACGTGCTCGACGGGCGCAGGTCAGCCGAAGAGGCAAATGGCCGCCTGTCCGAGCTTTACCCGGGCGTCGCCTTTGCCAACGGGTTCCTTCGCGGCCAGTCCGGCTTTTCCTTCGCGCGAACGTAG
- the ubiU gene encoding ubiquinone anaerobic biosynthesis protein UbiU has protein sequence MELICPAGTPAALRSAIDAGADAVYCGFNDETNARNFPGLNFSRDELRKGIAFAHGRGARILVAINTFPRASSVALWQRAVDDAVDAGADALIVADIGLMDYVARRHPNQRLHVSVQAAAANPDAIAFYVETFGARRVVLPRVLSVSEIAEIARETTCETEVFVFGGLCVMAEGRCSLSSYATGKSPNMQGVCSPASHVAYEETAKGTTSRLGGFTINRFAPQEAAGYPTLCKGRFSTALGDGYIFEDPVSLDATTLLGGLRSAGVAALKIEGRQRGRAYIESVVRHFRRALDTLEDGSEADIVSLKPFTEGQASTLGAYRKTWR, from the coding sequence ATGGAGCTGATCTGTCCCGCCGGCACGCCGGCCGCGCTGCGGAGCGCCATCGATGCGGGCGCGGACGCCGTCTATTGCGGCTTCAACGACGAGACCAATGCGCGCAATTTTCCCGGGCTGAACTTCAGCCGCGACGAGCTGCGCAAGGGGATCGCCTTTGCCCACGGACGCGGCGCGCGCATCCTCGTCGCTATCAACACCTTTCCGCGGGCGTCGTCCGTGGCACTCTGGCAACGGGCGGTGGACGATGCCGTCGATGCCGGTGCGGACGCGCTGATCGTCGCCGACATCGGCTTGATGGATTATGTCGCAAGGCGCCATCCGAACCAGCGCCTGCATGTCTCGGTGCAGGCGGCGGCCGCGAACCCCGACGCCATCGCCTTCTATGTCGAGACGTTCGGAGCGCGCCGCGTCGTGCTGCCGCGCGTGCTCAGCGTTTCGGAGATCGCCGAGATCGCCCGCGAGACGACATGCGAGACCGAGGTGTTCGTGTTCGGCGGCCTTTGCGTGATGGCCGAAGGGCGCTGCTCCCTGTCGTCCTATGCCACCGGAAAATCGCCGAACATGCAGGGCGTCTGCTCGCCGGCAAGTCACGTGGCCTATGAGGAGACCGCGAAAGGAACGACATCCCGGCTCGGCGGCTTCACCATCAACCGCTTCGCTCCCCAGGAAGCCGCGGGCTATCCGACCCTTTGCAAGGGGCGCTTCTCGACGGCGCTTGGTGACGGCTACATTTTCGAGGATCCGGTCAGCCTCGACGCCACGACGCTGCTCGGCGGATTGCGGAGCGCCGGCGTGGCCGCGCTGAAGATCGAGGGACGCCAGCGCGGACGCGCCTATATCGAGAGCGTGGTCCGTCACTTCCGCCGCGCGCTCGATACGCTGGAGGATGGAAGCGAAGCCGATATCGTGAGCCTGAAGCCGTTCACCGAAGGCCAGGCCTCCACGCTCGGCGCCTATCGCAAGACATGGCGATGA
- the ubiT gene encoding ubiquinone anaerobic biosynthesis accessory factor UbiT, with protein sequence MFPLKYIRAQSAQICPMSHSSLASGPLPTIPPLLALALRPLPLLPLQLVLGGFLERILRRNPGLLDRLGEHRRARFGIKPTDLPFAFIVEAAPARLSVVRELPSGLDACVSASLANLLALVEGRVDGDALMFSRQLGIEGDMEAVLALRNAIDDARLDLAAELASLFGPLGEPARRSFEHARDRLTGASRERT encoded by the coding sequence TTGTTCCCGCTCAAATACATTCGCGCGCAATCGGCTCAGATATGTCCCATGAGTCATTCGTCCCTCGCGTCCGGCCCGTTGCCGACAATCCCGCCGCTTCTCGCGCTCGCGCTGCGTCCCTTGCCCCTGCTGCCGCTGCAACTCGTTCTCGGTGGGTTCCTGGAGCGGATCCTGAGGCGCAATCCCGGCCTGCTCGACAGGCTCGGCGAACATCGCCGTGCACGGTTCGGAATCAAGCCGACCGACTTGCCGTTCGCGTTCATCGTCGAGGCCGCGCCAGCGCGATTGTCGGTGGTGCGCGAATTGCCATCCGGCTTGGACGCCTGCGTCTCCGCCTCGCTCGCGAACCTGCTGGCCCTGGTCGAGGGCAGGGTCGACGGCGATGCGCTGATGTTCTCGCGCCAGCTCGGAATCGAGGGCGACATGGAGGCGGTGCTGGCCTTGCGTAACGCGATCGACGATGCGCGGCTCGATCTGGCCGCAGAGCTGGCGTCCCTGTTCGGTCCGCTGGGCGAGCCGGCCAGGCGTTCGTTCGAGCACGCGCGGGACAGGTTGACCGGCGCGTCCCGGGAGCGGACGTGA